In one window of Frigoriglobus tundricola DNA:
- the lptE gene encoding LPS assembly lipoprotein LptE produces MRVFNRRWFLTRAATVPLVAGCQGTGFSIFGYQAGAGALYDQNIRTVYVPMFNNRAFQTTPYRGFEVDVTEAVVREIGKTTTFRVTSNYESADTELLGNIVGITKQKLNVNQLNQTREAEIDVLVDIVWRDLRDGTILSNPRPRAAPGRSAPNPKVDAPPPPFDPNVPVPPDDKGLDLPKPVRITATGRVIPELGETIASGSAQVQKQIAIQVVKLMEKRW; encoded by the coding sequence ATGAGAGTATTCAACCGCCGCTGGTTCCTGACCCGTGCCGCGACCGTTCCCCTCGTCGCCGGGTGCCAGGGCACCGGGTTCAGCATCTTCGGGTACCAGGCCGGTGCCGGCGCGCTCTACGACCAGAACATCCGCACCGTTTACGTCCCGATGTTCAACAACCGGGCGTTCCAGACGACCCCGTACCGCGGGTTCGAGGTCGACGTGACGGAGGCCGTCGTCCGCGAGATCGGGAAGACGACCACGTTCCGCGTCACCTCGAACTACGAGAGCGCCGACACCGAACTGCTCGGGAACATCGTCGGCATCACGAAGCAGAAGCTCAACGTGAACCAGTTGAACCAGACGCGCGAAGCCGAGATCGACGTGCTGGTGGACATCGTGTGGCGCGACCTGCGCGACGGCACCATTCTCTCGAACCCGCGCCCGCGCGCCGCGCCCGGGCGCTCGGCGCCGAACCCCAAGGTCGATGCCCCACCGCCGCCGTTCGATCCGAACGTTCCGGTGCCGCCCGACGACAAGGGACTGGACCTGCCGAAGCCGGTGCGGATCACCGCGACCGGCCGCGTGATCCCCGAACTCGGCGAGACGATCGCGTCCGGCTCGGCGCAGGTCCAGAAGCAGATCGCCATACAGGTCGTCAAGCTGATGGAAAAGCGGTGGTGA
- a CDS encoding dual specificity protein phosphatase family protein translates to MPTRWQFALGAAVLAVVVAAPLVYSAHQNTVMRNFRVVEDGVLYRSGQLTPAGLERVLHDYRIKTVVTLRTSRTAAAPPDTWEEGICAAKGLNHVRIVPRVWGADEKGEIPAEQAVRTFLSVMENKQNQPVLVHCFAGIHRTGTMCAIFRMEYHGWTPERAMAEMQHCGFAPEDMHEHIAVYLREYKPHRKPRAR, encoded by the coding sequence ATGCCCACCCGATGGCAATTCGCGCTCGGAGCCGCTGTGCTGGCAGTGGTTGTCGCCGCGCCGCTGGTTTACTCCGCGCACCAGAACACGGTGATGCGGAACTTCCGCGTGGTCGAAGACGGCGTGCTGTACCGCAGCGGGCAACTGACGCCGGCCGGGCTCGAACGGGTGCTGCACGACTATCGCATTAAAACGGTGGTCACCCTGCGCACGTCGCGTACCGCGGCTGCCCCTCCGGACACCTGGGAAGAGGGCATTTGCGCGGCGAAGGGCCTGAACCACGTCCGCATCGTCCCGCGCGTGTGGGGCGCCGACGAGAAGGGCGAGATCCCGGCGGAACAGGCCGTTCGGACGTTCCTTTCGGTGATGGAGAACAAGCAAAACCAGCCGGTTCTGGTTCACTGCTTCGCGGGCATTCACCGCACCGGCACGATGTGCGCCATCTTCCGCATGGAGTATCACGGGTGGACGCCCGAACGAGCGATGGCGGAAATGCAGCACTGCGGCTTCGCCCCGGAGGACATGCACGAACACATCGCGGTGTACCTGCGCGAGTACAAGCCGCACCGGAAGCCGAGGGCTCGGTAG